From Glycine max cultivar Williams 82 chromosome 11, Glycine_max_v4.0, whole genome shotgun sequence, the proteins below share one genomic window:
- the LOC100816264 gene encoding serine/threonine-protein kinase-like protein ACR4 produces the protein MGFSLKHQSIYGFNVNQCLLGLLLDLVVLSHLWLQVTSLGSMSSIATSYGEKGSVFCGLKSDGSHTVTCYGSNSAIIYGTPTHFSFLGLTAGEGFVCGLLMGSNQPYCWGSSSYIEMGVPQPMIKGAQYLEISAGDYHVCGLRKPMTGRHRNVSLVDCWGYNMTKNYVVGGMIQSISAGSEFNCGLFSQNRTAFCWGDETNSLVISLIPHDMRFRKISAGGYHVCGISEGVNSKTFCWGRSLNLEEEISVSHAGQGNVDLAPNDPMLSLVGGKFHACGIKSYDRGVICWGFIIKPSSPSPKGIKVFEVAAGDYFTCAVLADKSLMPLCWGVGFPTSLPLAVSPGMCQPSPCAPGSYAIDKHKSLCKSPDSRVCMRCSGACPPEMYLKSACNLAYDRVCEYNCSSCSSSECFLNCSSSYSNAAASTEKKSEKIWALQLPVLIAEIAFAVFVVSIMSITTVLYVRYRLRDCECSKGSGVKKLGGNSSFQNENKVRPDLEELNKIRRAQIFTYEELETATGGFKEESIVGKGSFSCVFKGVFKDGTVVAVKRAIVSPNMQKNSKEFNTELDLLSRLNHAHLLNLLGYCEEGEERLLVYEFMAHGSLHQHLHGTNQVLREQLDWIRRVTIAVQAARGIEYLHGYACPPVIHRDIKSSNILIDEEHNARVADFGLSLLGPADSGSPLAELPAGTLGYLDPEYYRLHYLTTKSDVYSFGVLLLEILSGRKAIDMQYEECNIVEWAVPLIKSGDITAISDPVLKPPPDLEALKRIANVACKCVRMRGKERPSMDKVTTALERGLAQLMGSPCIEQPILPTEVVLGSNRLHKKSSQRSSNRSVSETDVAETEDQRFEFRAPSWITFPSVASSQRRKSSVSEEDVDGKNNNAEGKNLGNVDVLRSLEEEIGPASPRERMFLQHNF, from the coding sequence ATGGGGTTCTCATTAAAACACCAATCAATCTACGGTTTCAATGTGAACCAATGTTTACTTGGGCTTCTACTTGACCTGGTGGTTTTGTCACACTTGTGGTTGCAAGTTACAAGCCTTGGTTCCATGTCATCCATTGCCACCTCTTACGGAGAAAAGGGTTCTGTGTTTTGTGGTTTGAAATCTGATGGCTCTCACACAGTGACATGTTATGGATCAAACTCAGCCATAATCTACGGAACACCAACACATTTTTCATTCCTTGGCCTAACAGCTGGAGAAGGCTTTGTATGTGGTCTTCTAATGGGTTCTAATCAACCATACTGTTGGGGAAGCAGTTCCTACATTGAAATGGGAGTGCCTCAACCTATGATCAAAGGAGCACAGTACCTAGAAATCAGTGCTGGTGATTACCATGTCTGTGGCTTGAGGAAACCTATGACTGGAAGGCACAGGAACGTTTCCTTGGTTGATTGCTGGGGCTACAACATGACCAAGAACTATGTGGTTGGTGGAATGATTCAATCAATCTCAGCAGGTTCTGAATTCAACTGTGGCCTTTTTTCTCAGAACAGGACTGCGTTCTGCTGGGGAGATGAGACTAACAGCCTAGTCATTAGTTTGATTCCACATGACATGAGATTCCGGAAAATTTCAGCTGGGGGGTACCATGTGTGTGGAATCTCAGAAGGGGTGAACTCCAAAACTTTTtgttgggggagaagcttgaaCCTTGAGGAAGAAATTTCAGTGTCACATGCAGGTCAAGGAAACGTTGATTTGGCACCAAATGACCCTATGCTTTCTTTAGTGGGAGGGAAGTTCCATGCATGTGGCATTAAGAGCTATGACCGTGGAGTTATTTGTTGGGGATTTATCATCAAACCAAGTTCACCATCTCCTAAAGGGATTAAGGTTTTTGAAGTTGCTGCTGGTGATTACTTTACTTGTGCAGTTCTTGCTGACAAATCTCTTATGCCTTTATGTTGGGGTGTTGGCTTTCCCACTTCTCTTCCTTTAGCTGTTTCACCAGGAATGTGCCAACCTTCTCCATGTGCTCCTGGCTCCTATGCAATTGATAAGCATAAGAGTCTTTGCAAGTCACCGGATTCTCGTGTTTGCATGAGGTGCAGTGGTGCTTGTCCTCCTGAAATGTATCTGAAGAGTGCATGCAATTTGGCATATGATAGAGTGTGTGAATATAACTGTTCCTCTTGTTCTTCATCTGAATGCTTCTTGAACTGCTCCTCTTCATATTCCAATGCTGCTGCTTCTACTGAgaagaaaagtgaaaaaatttGGGCTCTGCAGTTGCCAGTTCTCATTGCTGAGATTGCTTTTGCAGTTTTCGTAGTTAGTATTATGTCAATAACTACGGTTTTATACGTCCGCTACAGGCTAAGAGATTGTGAGTGTTCAAAAGGGTCAGGGGTGAAGAAACTTGGTGGAAATTCTTCCTTCCAAAACGAGAACAAGGTGAGGCCAGACTTGGAGGAACTTAATAAGATCAGAAGGGCTCAAATATTCACCTATGAGGAGCTTGAAACTGCAACCGGTGGATTCAAGGAAGAGTCCATAGTAGGGAAGGGAAGTTTTTCTTGTGTGTTCAAGGGAGTTTTCAAAGATGGGACAGTTGTTGCTGTCAAAAGGGCTATAGTGTCTCCCAACATGCAGAAGAACTCCAAGGAGTTTAACACTGAACTTGACTTGCTCTCAAGGTTGAACCATGCTCATTTGCTCAACCTTCTAGGGTATTGCGAAGAAGGTGAAGAGAGGCTTCTTGTGTATGAGTTCATGGCTCACGGATCTTTGCACCAACACTTGCATGGAACAAACCAAGTGTTGAGAGAGCAACTAGATTGGATAAGAAGGGTCACAATTGCAGTTCAAGCGGCACGTGGAATCGAATACTTGCATGGATATGCTTGCCCTCCAGTGATTCATAGAGACATCAAGTCCTCAAACATTCTCATTGATGAAGAACACAATGCAAGAGTGGCTGattttggtttatcattgtTAGGTCCTGCAGACAGTGGTTCCCCTTTGGCTGAACTCCCAGCTGGGACTCTTGGCTATCTTGATCCTGAGTACTATAGGCTTCACTACCTCACAACAAAATCTGATGTCTATAGCTTTGGTGTTCTCCTTTTGGAGATTCTAAGTGGTAGAAAAGCAATTGACATGCAATATGAAGAATGCAACATAGTGGAATGGGCAGTGCCTCTTATCAAATCAGGAGACATAACTGCGATTTCAGACCCGGTTTTAAAGCCTCCTCCTGATCTTGAAGCATTGAAGAGAATAGCAAATGTGGCTTGTAAGTGTGTGAGAATGAGAGGGAAAGAGAGGCCCTCAATGGATAAAGTAACAACAGCTTTGGAGAGAGGTCTTGCACAGTTAATGGGAAGTCCATGCATTGAGCAGCCTATTTTGCCCACTGAGGTGGTTTTGGGAAGCAACAGATTGCACAAGAAGTCATCTCAAAGGTCTTCAAACAGGTCAGTTTCTGAGACTGATGTGGCAGAAACTGAGGACCAAAGGTTTGAGTTTAGAGCACCCTCATGGATAACTTTCCCTAGTGTGGCATCTTCTCAGAGGAGAAAATCATCAGTGTCTGAGGAAGATGTAGATGGGAAGAACAATAATGCAGAAGGGAAGAACTTGGGCAATGTTGATGTTTTGAGAAGCCTTGAGGAAGAGATTGGTCCTGCTTCTCCAAGAGAGAGGATGTTCTTGCAGCACAACTTCTAA
- the LOC102668780 gene encoding uncharacterized protein, with protein MRDSTLLNCHQNNVRAVAGAPSVEKDFASSIKAATEVPPSYFQFYVWSDVGINLHVDLNLSSSDWINRFRNEVCISENMHRNKSRSLWQDLSGLGENYTQGKSSFLLSTNSGQIEDHGGQARSSSSLKLKKDGATELGQQNKDDIPLICDSLTPCSMTIEVKDDLQENHSTVSAELNVNVVDNLMQDQSTVSAEVSCAKGASKKFIDSDATNMPFIKSLCDSVVNSVSDPGMLELRNSKPDNECSEDCALPNGSCFVNPGVVCAGASLSSSVGLQNSEVISCHKYASVSLYDNDGSMDLSDPKSTADMEQGRLVKTRINFETDSNNFTSVTDEWEVGKIVDGRESSECSQFDDPMKKSSLDYNNHDSKMELRKKRKNRDSEIQGSNGKPTTTRVLRSMKNTTTRVLRSMKNTAVKPPR; from the exons ATGAGAGACAGCACATTGCTAAACTGTCACCAAAATAATGTCAGAGCAGTCGCAGGTGCACCTTCAGTTGAGAAagattttgcttcttcaataAAAGCAGCTACTGAAGTTCCTCCATCGTATTTTCAGTTCTATGTCTGGTCAGATGTGGGAATTaatcttcatgttgatttaaattTGTCCTCATCAGATTGGATTAACAGGTTTAGAAATGAGGTTTGCATAAGTGAGAATATGCATCGAAACAAATCCCGAAGCCTTTGGCAGGATCTGAGCGGCTTAGGAGAGAATTATACACAAGGTAAATCTTCCTTTTTGTTGAGTACAAATTCTGGTCAAATTGAGGATCATGGTGGACAAGCCAGATCTTCCTCAAGCTTGAAACTGAAAAAAGATGGTGCTACAGAGTTAGGTCAACAGAATAAAGATGACATTCCATTGATATGTGATTCATTAACTCCATGCAGCATGACTATAGAAGTGAAAGATGATTTACAGGAAAATCATTCAACTGTCTCAGCTGAACTGAATGTAAATGTGGTAGACAATTTAATGCAAGATCAATCAACTGTCTCAGCTGAGGTCAGTTGTGCTAAAGGTGCATCTAAGAAATTCATTGATTCAGATGCTACCAATATGCCATTCATCAAGTCACTTTGTGATTCTGTTGTCAACTCAGTGTCAGATCCTGGCATGCTAGAACTTCGAAATTCAAAACCTGATAATGAATGTTCTGAGGATTGTGCTCTGCCAAATGGTTCTTGCTTTGTGAACCCTGGTGTGGTGTGTGCTGGAGCTTCATTAAGTAGTTCTGTAGGACTACAAAATTCAGAAGTTATAAGTTGTCATAAATATGCATCAGTTTCACTCTATGATAATGATGGTTCCATGGATTTAAGTGATCCAAAAAGTACTGCAGACATGGAACAGGGCAGACTAGTCAAAACTCGGATTAATTTTGAAACTGACAGTAACAATTTCACATCAGTAACTGATGAATGG GAGGTGGGCAAGATTGTTGATGGAAGGGAGAGTTCAGA ATGCTCCCAATTTGATGATCCAATGAAGAAATCTAGCCTAGACTATAATAATCATGATTCTAAAATGGAACTccgtaaaaagagaaaaaacagaGACTCTGAGATTCAAGGTTCAAATGGTAAACCTACTACTACAAGAGTTTTACGAAGCATGAAGAATACTACTACAAGAGTTTTACGAAGCATGAAGAATACTGCCGTGAAGCCTCCTAGATGA